One genomic window of Etheostoma spectabile isolate EspeVRDwgs_2016 chromosome 7, UIUC_Espe_1.0, whole genome shotgun sequence includes the following:
- the LOC116692434 gene encoding potassium voltage-gated channel subfamily A member 10 has protein sequence MEVALVDFESLDELDGNLEDEVDTYADETTALTVDMPPEHSCSPGSNHLIQASQFSSMPKLSCIWESTSSSPIPNTHTLGVPQSPTMPTPTRPERSSCASMISDWKLLLNSECTKDSETIFSRLAKECCEDLFVDKRGLDDGDQKVIINIAGLRFETQLKTLDQFPETLLGDPLKRMDYFDPMRNEYFFDRNRPSFDGILYYYQSGGKIRRPANVPLDVFADEILFYELGNEAMEQFREDEGFIKDVEIPLPNNDVYRQFWLLFEYPESSNAARGVALVSVFVIVISIIIFCMETLPEFRDETDPIVPTTLQPFNQSRFYSSVAPSGVKPTTFSDPFFIIETACIAWFFFELCVRFLVCPSKRDFFHNLMNIIDIISIIPYFVTVVTELITTPQENSGQNMSLAILRIIRLVRVFRIFKLSRHSKGLQILGQTLKASMRELGLLIFFLFIGVILFSSAIYFAEVDEPNTQFVSIPDGFWWAVVTMTTVGYGDMCPITMGGKMVGTLCAIAGVLTIALPVPVIVSNFNYFYHRETEAEDKLPLSDAVEQAMKAESGTKEGCNTSLNKANGV, from the coding sequence ATGGAGGTGGCCCTGGTAGACTTTGAGAGCCTGGATGAGCTTGACGGCAACCTTGAGGATGAGGTGGACACCTACGCTGATGAGACCACagctctcacagtggacatgcccCCGGAGCACAGCTGCAGCCCAGGCAGCAACCACCTTATACAAGCCTCTCAGTTTTCCTCTATGCCCAAGCTCTCTTGCATTTGGGAATCCACCTCATCTTCGCCcattccaaacacacacacactaggagTACCCCAGTCCCCAACCATGCCAACTCCAACCAGACCGGAACGCAGTAGCTGTGCCAGTATGATCTCCGATTGGAAATTGCTGCTAAACAGTGAGTGCACTAAGGATAGTGAGACTATCTTCAGCCGGCTTGCTAAGGAGTGCTGCGAGGATCTGTTTGTAGATAAACGAGGGCTGGATGACGGAGACCAGAAAGTCATCATCAACATTGCTGGTCTTCGTTTTGAGACGCAGCTCAAAACTTTGGACCAATTTCCTGAAACGCTGCTAGGAGATCCTTTGAAGAGGATGGACTACTTTGATCCAATGAGGAACGAGTACTTCTTTGACCGGAACCGACCCAGCTTTGACGGAATCTTGTATTACTACCAGTCAGGGGGCAAGATCAGACGTCCGGCTAACGTTCCCTTGGATGTGTTTGCAGATGAAATTCTGTTCTATGAGCTTGGAAATGAGGCCATGGAGCAGTTCAGAGAAGATGAAGGATTTATAAAGGACGTTGAGATCCCTCTACCTAATAATGATGTGTACAGGCAATTCTGGCTGCTGTTTGAGTACCCAGAGAGCTCAAACGCAGCCCGTGGTGTAGCACTggtgtctgtttttgtaattGTCATATCCATCATTATTTTCTGCATGGAAACGCTGCCAGAATTCAGAGATGAAACGGACCCAATTGTGCCCACAACGCTACAGCCTTTTAACCAATCTAGATTTTACAGTTCTGTGGCTCCATCTGGCGTGAAGCCCACAACTTTCTCTGATCCCTTTTTTATCATTGAGACTGCTTGCATTGCTTGGTTCTTCTTTGAGCTGTGTGTGAGATTTTTGGTCTGTCCTAgcaaaagggatttttttcacaACCTCATGAACATCATTGACATTATATCCATCATTCCTTATTTTGTTACCGTGGTTACAGAATTGATCACAACGCCTCAAGAGAACTCAGGACAGAACATGTCTTTGGCCATTCTGCGTATCATCCGTCTGGTAAGGGTGTTTCGTATATTCAAACTTTCACGTCACTCCAAGGGGCTGCAGATCCTGGGACAGACTCTAAAGGCCAGCATGCGTGAGCTTGGCTTGCTCatctttttcctctttattGGAGTCATCCTCTTCTCCAGTGCTATCTACTTTGCTGAGGTAGACGAGCCAAACACACAGTTTGTCAGCATACCCGATGGCTTCTGGTGGGCTGTGGTAACCATGACCACAGTAGGCTACGGGGACATGTGTCCTATTACTATGGGAGGTAAAATGGTGGGCACCTTGTGCGCCATCGCAGGTGTGCTGACCATTGCTTTGCCTGTTCCCGTCATTGTTTCAAATTTCAACTACTTTtatcacagagagacagaagcagAGGACAAGTTGCCCTTGTCAGATGCTGTTGAGCAAGCCATGAAGGCTGAATCAGGTACAAAAGAGGGTTGCAACACCTCTCTTAATAAAGCCAATGGCGTCTAG
- the pnpla1 gene encoding 1-acylglycerol-3-phosphate O-acyltransferase Pnpla3 isoform X1: MSPGVSSCHYREIPPSISFSGSGFMAIYQLGVSQCLLNYAPWILRTAPCVLGASAGSLVAAAVVCEMSLSTIRDEMLNFAKQMKGFTFGPLNPSINVFHWLECILHKHVPSNAHQVANGRLFVSMTRLSDGKHIVMSEFQSKEDVIKALLCSCFVPVYCGMLPPSFNGVYYLDGGFSSMQPEVSLPCMQTLTVSPFSGEIDICPVDKPCMWDMVVSGTTLKVNMANSFRIINALYPMNLEILEQSYHNGYKDAVHFLLRNDLAPYLTIHKVSQGPHNFHQTKTWINVETAIEEEKEMRVEKEAITLTSFITNRRMQTGSSTEHELTGNRQSKEPPLYFDMIRNVLLINMVTYLSMFGLPVRILSHLLVPFILLFYALLQSRHGLELLLRKAFELVFWVWHCQRHFAFFFFNICVCTVKKNTFDRVMPIILLLQWLIRTPNEAPQGRRPATPSSAH, encoded by the exons ATGTCTCCAGGAGTTTCCAGTTGTCATTATCGTGAAATTCCACCGTCCATCTCCTTTTCTGGATCTGGATTCATGGCCATCTACCAGTTAGGAGTTTCCCAGTGCTTGCTAAATTATGCACCCTGGATACTGCGCACAGCACCTTGTGTCCTGGGTGCATCTGCTGGGTCTCTGGTAGCAGCTGCTGTAGTCTGTGAAATGAGCCTGA gTACTATTCGGGATGAGATGCTGAATTTTGCCAAACAGATGAAGGGTTTTACATTTGGACCTCTTAACCCTTCAATCAATGTTTTCCACTGGTTAGAGTGTATTTTACACAAACATGTTCCTTCAAATGCACACCAAGTGGCCAATGGACGTCTTTTTGTGTCCATGACCCGCCTGTCTGATGGAAAGCACATTGTCATGTCTGAGTTCCAGTCCAAAGAAGATGTAATAAAG GCTTTGCTATGCAGCTGCTTTGTGCCGGTGTACTGCGGCATGCTGCCTCCATCCTTCAACGGAGTA TATTATCTGGACGGGGGTTTCAGCAGCATGCAGCCAGAGGTGTCTTTACCCTGCATGCAAACCTTGACAGTGTCTCCATTCTCTGGAGAGATAGACATCTGTCCCGTCGACAAGCCTTGCATGTGGGACATGGTAGTGAGCGGTACCACCTTAAAGGTCAACATGGCTAACAGTTTCAGGATCATTAATGCTCTCTACCCCATGAATTTAGAA ATTCTGGAACAATCCTACCACAACGGCTACAAGGATGCTGTTCATTTCCTTCTCCGCAATG ATCTTGCCCCATATTTGACGATACACAAAGTATCTCAAGGACCACATAACTTTCACCAAACTAAAACGTGGATCAATGTGGAGACCGCCAtagaggaagaaaaggaaatgagGGTGGAAAAGGAGGCCATCACACTGACATCTTTCATAACCAATAGACGCATGCAAACTGGAAGTTCTACTGAGCATGAATTGACTGGAAATCGACAAAGTAAAGAACCTCCTCTCTATTTTGACATGATAAGAAATG TTCTGCTGATCAACATGGTGACCTACCTGAGCATGTTTGGACTTCCTGTGAGAATCTTATCCCACCTGCTGGTACCTTTTATCCTCTTGTTTTACGCACTACTCCAGAGTAGGCATGG actggaGTTGTTGCTCAGAAAGGCATTTGAGTTGGTGTTCTGGGTTTGGCATTGCCAGAGACATTTTGCattcttctttttcaacatATGTGTCTGTACcgtaaagaaaaacacatttgaccg GGTTATGCCCATCATCCTGCTGTTGCAGTGGCTGATTAGGACACCAAATGAGGCTCCACAAGGACGGAGGCCTGCTACACCCTCTTCTGCCCATTGA
- the pnpla1 gene encoding patatin-like phospholipase domain-containing protein 2 isoform X2, which translates to MSPGVSSCHYREIPPSISFSGSGFMAIYQLGVSQCLLNYAPWILRTAPCVLGASAGSLVAAAVVCEMSLSTIRDEMLNFAKQMKGFTFGPLNPSINVFHWLECILHKHVPSNAHQVANGRLFVSMTRLSDGKHIVMSEFQSKEDVIKALLCSCFVPVYCGMLPPSFNGVYYLDGGFSSMQPEVSLPCMQTLTVSPFSGEIDICPVDKPCMWDMVVSGTTLKVNMANSFRIINALYPMNLEILEQSYHNGYKDAVHFLLRNDLAPYLTIHKVSQGPHNFHQTKTWINVETAIEEEKEMRVEKEAITLTSFITNRRMQTGSSTEHELTGNRQILLINMVTYLSMFGLPVRILSHLLVPFILLFYALLQSRHGLELLLRKAFELVFWVWHCQRHFAFFFFNICVCTVKKNTFDRVMPIILLLQWLIRTPNEAPQGRRPATPSSAH; encoded by the exons ATGTCTCCAGGAGTTTCCAGTTGTCATTATCGTGAAATTCCACCGTCCATCTCCTTTTCTGGATCTGGATTCATGGCCATCTACCAGTTAGGAGTTTCCCAGTGCTTGCTAAATTATGCACCCTGGATACTGCGCACAGCACCTTGTGTCCTGGGTGCATCTGCTGGGTCTCTGGTAGCAGCTGCTGTAGTCTGTGAAATGAGCCTGA gTACTATTCGGGATGAGATGCTGAATTTTGCCAAACAGATGAAGGGTTTTACATTTGGACCTCTTAACCCTTCAATCAATGTTTTCCACTGGTTAGAGTGTATTTTACACAAACATGTTCCTTCAAATGCACACCAAGTGGCCAATGGACGTCTTTTTGTGTCCATGACCCGCCTGTCTGATGGAAAGCACATTGTCATGTCTGAGTTCCAGTCCAAAGAAGATGTAATAAAG GCTTTGCTATGCAGCTGCTTTGTGCCGGTGTACTGCGGCATGCTGCCTCCATCCTTCAACGGAGTA TATTATCTGGACGGGGGTTTCAGCAGCATGCAGCCAGAGGTGTCTTTACCCTGCATGCAAACCTTGACAGTGTCTCCATTCTCTGGAGAGATAGACATCTGTCCCGTCGACAAGCCTTGCATGTGGGACATGGTAGTGAGCGGTACCACCTTAAAGGTCAACATGGCTAACAGTTTCAGGATCATTAATGCTCTCTACCCCATGAATTTAGAA ATTCTGGAACAATCCTACCACAACGGCTACAAGGATGCTGTTCATTTCCTTCTCCGCAATG ATCTTGCCCCATATTTGACGATACACAAAGTATCTCAAGGACCACATAACTTTCACCAAACTAAAACGTGGATCAATGTGGAGACCGCCAtagaggaagaaaaggaaatgagGGTGGAAAAGGAGGCCATCACACTGACATCTTTCATAACCAATAGACGCATGCAAACTGGAAGTTCTACTGAGCATGAATTGACTGGAAATCGACAAA TTCTGCTGATCAACATGGTGACCTACCTGAGCATGTTTGGACTTCCTGTGAGAATCTTATCCCACCTGCTGGTACCTTTTATCCTCTTGTTTTACGCACTACTCCAGAGTAGGCATGG actggaGTTGTTGCTCAGAAAGGCATTTGAGTTGGTGTTCTGGGTTTGGCATTGCCAGAGACATTTTGCattcttctttttcaacatATGTGTCTGTACcgtaaagaaaaacacatttgaccg GGTTATGCCCATCATCCTGCTGTTGCAGTGGCTGATTAGGACACCAAATGAGGCTCCACAAGGACGGAGGCCTGCTACACCCTCTTCTGCCCATTGA